A single Vanacampus margaritifer isolate UIUO_Vmar chromosome 7, RoL_Vmar_1.0, whole genome shotgun sequence DNA region contains:
- the LOC144055107 gene encoding vasorin-like, protein MLPHLVLLFISSSLVSSLDCPADCTCNSPGTIFCINRRSSTVPRVPTSTINLYVFQNGINALAQNDFTGLGDLDLLDLSQNELGEIPDGAFKKLSKLKNLDLSSNSITHISRESFSGLVQLERLYLHQNHIQSIQQDAFEGLEMLLELKLQGNKLTSLPSLTLPRLLLLDLSYNNIPTLHVSDLQTPHLETLKMASLGLLSLDEDLVASLGNLHELDISMNQLAEVPQALKKDSLKGLIKLNLAANPLSELRTEDFQKLAGLQELDLSGLNLQGFPQDFFQSFPRLDHLEAAENPFNCLCPLASFAAWLKEKNINLGRLRETRCHFPLANAGKMLSVLDHTDFGCPPTTTLLMRSPVGSTPAPQDPTTSQETTHTNAIPPPPPPSKQTLDSKTDQLPSEPPAFPSSTSAEYVQHICPPNICLNGGTCIFDPNGQLGCLCPSGTTGLYCENVDITEPPKPPGTEVSVEVSTVLADLDAISSRQVTSTSILLDLHLFIKTRPNIRGIRLTYRNLSGPDRRPIILSVPASYPEYTLRGLHPNCTYSVCASPLGERMSTRANSSVETGSCTEARTAGAPLTSLEPRVETQSSLAYTLIPAVAALALVLGLALVIGLIICLRKRRRSKAGMELELGPADPDDSSDVEGIKACPENGGNGSLPHKQTEIERCHARQPPAPLQQNGNLDYEVPLMQGQSPSNNNRSSLKPSYF, encoded by the coding sequence ATGTTGCCTCATCTCGTGCTCCTCTTCATCTCCTCCAGTCTGGTTTCATCCTTGGACTGCCCAGCAGATTGTACTTGTAACAGTCCGGGTACAATATTTTGCATCAATCGACGGTCCAGCACTGTGCCCCGGGTCCCAACCAGCACCATAAATCTTTATGTCTTCCAAAACGGCATCAATGCTTTGGCTCAGAATGACTTCACAGGTCTAGGGGACTTGGATTTGCTAGATCTGAGCCAGAATGAGCTGGGAGAGATTCCGGATGGTGCGTTCAAGAAGCTGTCGAAGCTGAAGAACTTGGACCTGTCCTCTAATTCCATTACTCACATTTCCAGAGAGAGCTTTTCTGGCTTGGTCCAACTGGAGAGACTGTATCTCCACCAAAATCACATCCAGAGCATCCAGCAAGACGCTTTTGAAGGTTTAGAAATGCTACTGGAACTCAAGCTCCAAGGGAACAAACTCACATCCTTGCCCTCTCTTACTTTACCAAGACTTCTGCTTCTAGACCTGAGTTACAACAACATCCCAACCTTGCATGTCTCAGACCTTCAAACACCCCACTTAGAAACACTTAAAATGGCTTCTCTTGGGCTTCTCTCTCTGGATGAAGATCTTGTAGCCTCCCTGGGGAACCTCCATGAGCTAGACATCTCCATGAACCAATTAGCAGAGGTTCCCCAGGCCCTCAAGAAGGACTCCCTGAAGGGTTTGATCAAACTCAACTTGGCCGCAAATCCATTGAGTGAGCTCAGAACAGAAGACTTTCAGAAACTCGCCGGGCTCCAAGAATTAGATCTCAGCGGTCTCAATCTTCAGGGATTTCCCCAAGACTTCTTCCAGTCCTTCCCCAGACTTGATCATCTGGAAGCTGCTGAAAATCCATTCAATTGTTTGTGTCCCCTCGCTTCCTTTGCAGCATGGCTGAAAGAGAAGAATATAAATCTGGGGAGGCTTCGGGAGACCAGGTGCCACTTTCCTTTAGCTAATGCTGGGAAGATGCTTTCAGTACTGGACCACACAGACTTCGGATGTCCACCGACCACAACTTTGCTGATGAGATCTCCTGTTGGGAGTACTCCAGCACCGCAGGACCCGACTACATCCCAAGAAACAACCCATACCAATGCaatccctcctcctccaccaccaAGTAAACAAACCCTGGACTCAAAAACAGACCAGCTTCCATCAGAACCTCCCGCCTTCCCAAGCTCCACCAGTGCGGAATATGTACAGCACATCTGTCCACCAAACATCTGTCTCAATGGCGGCACTTGTATCTTTGACCCAAACGGGCAATTGGGCTGCCTGTGTCCTTCGGGAACAACTGGACTCTATTGTGAAAACGTCGACATAACGGAACCACCAAAACCCCCGGGAACAGAAGTGTCTGTTGAGGTTTCCACGGTTCTTGCAGACCTTGATGCCATCAGCTCCCGCCAGGTGACCTCCACCTCCATTCTTCTTGATCTGCACCTCTTCATCAAGACACGACCAAACATCCGCGGCATCAGGCTGACCTACCGCAATCTCTCGGGACCCGACCGCCGCCCCATCATTTTGAGCGTGCCTGCATCCTATCCCGAGTACACTCTTCGCGGACTGCATCCCAACTGCACCTACTCGGTCTGCGCAAGTCCCCTCGGGGAGAGAATGTCCACGAGGGCCAACAGCTCAGTAGAGACGGGGTCGTGTACAGAAGCTCGGACCGCAGGGGCTCCACTGACATCCTTAGAACCCCGCGTGGAGACACAGAGCTCGCTCGCGTATACCCTCATTCCTGCCGTAGCTGCTCTGGCGCTGGTGCTGGGGCTGGCATTGGTGATTGGTTTGATCATCTGTCTGAGGAAAAGGAGGCGGAGCAAAGCGGGAATGGAGCTGGAGCTGGGTCCTGCCGATCCCGATGATTCATCAGACGTGGAGGGCATCAAGGCATGTCCGGAAAACGGGGGGAACGGCTCGCTACCCCACAAACAGACAGAGATCGAGCGGTGTCACGCTCGACAGCCGCCCGCACCCTTGCAACAAAATGGCAATTTGGACTACGAGGTACCGTTGATGCAAGGACAGTCGCCCTCAAATAACAATCGATCATCCCTAAAACCATCCTATTTTTAG